The DNA region GCCGACGGGCGAGCGGTGGAACGAATTTTTGCCGCGTTTCATCCGCGACGAAATCATGTCGAGCGGATTGTGGGACGGAGTTTTTCTGGACAACGTCTTCGACGGCGTTTCGTATTTCGCCAAATCACCGATTGATTTCGATCGCGACGGCAAAGCCGATCAACCGGACGCGGCCTGGCGCGCCGGCATGCGCAAGCTGCTGAAGAATGTCCGCGCCTTGAATCCTAACGCGCTCATCATCGGCAACGGCAACGGTTATTACGCCGACCAGTTGAACGGCGCATTCTTCGAGCATTTTCCGAGTTATAGTTGGGGACCGAATTGGCAGGAGTTCCGTGACGCGGTGACGAAAAACTTGAAACCCTCCTACACCGCGCTCAACGTCAACACGGATAACGAACATCGTCCGGCCGATTATCGCTTGATGCGTTTCGGTTTGGCTAGCGCGTTGGTGGGTGGCGGGGCGTACTCCTTCGATAAAGGCGACTGGAATCATAACGTGACTTGGTGGTATGACGAATATGAATTGCCGTTGGGTTCGCCGTTGCCCGAAGTGCGCAAGCTGACGGCCAGCCAGGGCAGCGCGTCGGCGGTCTGGTCGCGTTCGTTCGAATGGGGACTGGTGCTGGTGAACGGCACGGATAAAGCCCAGCGCGTCGCTTTGCCCGGCGTGTACGAAAAAATCCGCGGCACGCAGGATTCGCGGACCAACGACGGTTCGATCGTGAGCTACGTGGATTTGCCGCCGCGCGACGGCCTGTTGCTGCTGCGCCGCGCCAGCGCCAATGAGATCCGCGGCGCAACTTTCACCAATGGATCCTTTATGCGCATCTACGCGGCTGACGGCACGCAGCGGGCTAACGGATTTTTTGCGCGCCATGCCGCCGCGCCGGATGGCGCCGAAATTTTAGTCCAAGATCTTGATGGCGACAGCGCGGACGATCTGGCGTACGCAGAAAAAGGCAAAGTGACGATCAAGTACGCGTCCGGCAAGAACCGGACATTCCAACCCTGGAAGAAATATACGGGTCGTATCTACTTTGCCGCGGGGCAGGCTAATCGCGACAGCCTGCCCGAACTCGTGTTGGGGCGTGAGAATGATTCGGAAGTCTTGCTCACCGATCAAGCGGGAAAAATCTTGGCGCGCTGGCAAGCTTATCTGAACCGGATCCCGGGCGGGGTAAAACCCGCGATCGGTGATTTGGATCGCGATGACCGGCGCGAAGTCGTGACCGTAGCCGGTCCCGGCGGCGGACCGCATATCAGGATCTGGAAAACCGATGGCGCGATTTGGGGCGGCGGCTTTTTTGCCTTCGACGCCACGCAGGTGGGCGGCGCCGCGATCGCGGTCGGTGACGTGGACGGCGACGGGCGTGACGAGATCGTCGCGGCCTCGGGCCGCGGAGCCAGCCCGCGCGTGCGGATTTTCAGCGGAGCCGGTATCCTGAAAAAAGATTTCGCGGTGAGCGGCACGGCACCCCAGGGCCTGCGCGTCAGCTTATCCGACGTGGATACGGACGGCCGTCCGGAGATCATCATCGGTGGTGTGAATCCGTTTTGAAAATAGGACCAATTCGACCTATAGCATGCTATGAAACAAAAAAAATCCAGCTCGGGGCGCGGCGGTTTGGCCCATTTCGGCAGCGTGGTGACGCTCGCGCCGGCGCGCGCGGCGACTTCGCACGTGCGCCGCATCTATCATCGAAGATATCGGGGACGCTATAAACGGGCTCGGCTCATTTTTTCCTTTGACCTGTTTTTGGTCGGCGTCATCGCGTCCTTGCTCATGTTCATCCTGGCCGTCAATTA from Vicinamibacterales bacterium includes:
- a CDS encoding putative glycoside hydrolase; the protein is PTGERWNEFLPRFIRDEIMSSGLWDGVFLDNVFDGVSYFAKSPIDFDRDGKADQPDAAWRAGMRKLLKNVRALNPNALIIGNGNGYYADQLNGAFFEHFPSYSWGPNWQEFRDAVTKNLKPSYTALNVNTDNEHRPADYRLMRFGLASALVGGGAYSFDKGDWNHNVTWWYDEYELPLGSPLPEVRKLTASQGSASAVWSRSFEWGLVLVNGTDKAQRVALPGVYEKIRGTQDSRTNDGSIVSYVDLPPRDGLLLLRRASANEIRGATFTNGSFMRIYAADGTQRANGFFARHAAAPDGAEILVQDLDGDSADDLAYAEKGKVTIKYASGKNRTFQPWKKYTGRIYFAAGQANRDSLPELVLGRENDSEVLLTDQAGKILARWQAYLNRIPGGVKPAIGDLDRDDRREVVTVAGPGGGPHIRIWKTDGAIWGGGFFAFDATQVGGAAIAVGDVDGDGRDEIVAASGRGASPRVRIFSGAGILKKDFAVSGTAPQGLRVSLSDVDTDGRPEIIIGGVNPF